The segment TTTAATGCTCAGGACCTGAAATTTTTCCGGGTTGTAGTGAAGTACAAGAGGGCGGGTTTCAAACTGGTATATGTAATAACAAAAATCCTTTACCACTCCCTTAATAGTTACCTGTTGATCGTTGTTCAGATAAATTGTTTTTCCGACAGCTTCCACTAGGTTTACCTAATCCCAGGGAAAAAGGGTTTTTTCATTGACAACAATAAAATTGGAAGTAGAATCACCGGAGGTCTCGTGAAGATTTTCTCCTGCAATTATTTCGAGTTTCATATTCTTAATAAAATCGGCATCAACTGCATAATAACTTGCTTCGAAATTTTCATCCAGTTTTTTCTCTTTTATTGCGGCAGTCATGGAGGTTCCTCCAAAAGGAGCAGAGGTAAATCCTACACTTTCCACATTTTTATGCGAGGCAATTTCATTTGCCATTAAAGTATGATCTCCCCTGACTGAAATGTTATAGATGTCTTTCCTATTAAAATTTTCATTGTCTGTAGCCATGTATCTGAACTGGCTGAACATATTTGCAATTAAGAAGATAAAACAGGCTGTGACAACAAATTGAATAACCACAAGGCTTTTTCTAAAGCCTATTTTTCCAAAGGAAGCAGGATTTAAATTTCCTTTTAAAACTTTTGCTGGTGAGAAACGGGATAAAATTTTGGCAGGAATTATTCCCGCTACCGCACTAGTAAGTACAGTAAAACTAATAAATACAGACCAAAGGATTAGGTAATTATCTACTTCCCATGTGAGCCAGTTTACGGTGATAAACTCTTCCATTATTTTCAATAGAAAAAATCCAACAACCAGTGCGAATAAAGCTATTAGAATAGATTCACATAGAAACTGCCATACAAGTTGGTTCCGGCTGGCGCCGTTTACCTTTCTAATCCCGACTTCATTTGCACGGTTTAATGATCGTGCAAGGGTGAGATTGGTATAATTAAAACTTACCAGTAAGATTATAGCGAGTGCCATAAAAAAGTTAACCGAAAGGTCCCTGAGAGATTCTACATAGGGATTGTCCTCCAACTCTTCAAAATCCGGAGAGATTTTGTCAAAAGCCTGGCTTTGAAATAATCTTTTTTCGTCCTTCTCCTGCACCAGTTTATTAGTGTTTGCTGTAATTGCAGCCAGAGCCGCATCCAGGTTCTTGCGGTTTTCTTCATTCTGAAGTTTTACATAAGTATATCCTGTAAGATCCAGCTGTGGGTTCTGGTCCCTGAATTTGCTTTGGGTAGCCATAGAAACCAGGACATCACTTCTAAAATGCGTGGTTTTTTCATAGGGTTGCAATACTCCCGTAATAGTTAATTCTCCATAGTCGTGATGAGTCACGGTTTTTCCTATTGGATTTGCATCTCCGAAAAATATTTGTGCCATTTCATGGCTCAACACTATTGTGTTAGGAGAATCTGGTATTGTTCCTGTTCTAAGGGGAAAGGCAAAAATTTTAAAAAAATCAGGCTCTACAAAGAGTGGGTTTACTTCTATAGTTTTGATACTATTGTTAAGTTCCCATCCAAATTCTCTGGTTGTATGAGTAGCTTTTTCTACAAAGGGATAGTCCTCTCTCAATCTGCTAGCAACGGCCATAGGAGAGGAGCCATACTTTGTTTTCTCACCAGATGGCGTTTCTATTTGTGTGGTAACACGGTATATCTTTTCTCTCTCCGGATGGAAATTATCGTATTCAAAAACACTTTGAACCTGCATCAAAGAAAGCAAAGCAAATGGAATGGCCAGACCAAGCCCCATAATGTTTACGAAGGAAAAAAGTTTATTCTTCCAAATATTTCGCCACGCTATTTTGAAGTAGTTGCAGATCATAATAATATTTTTACTCGGTTCGTAAACTTTTTACCGGATTTGCTATTGCTGCTTTGGTTGCCTGAAAACTTACTGTAAGAATTGCTATTAACAAGGCCAGAGTTCCTGCAAGTGCAAATACCCACCATTCAATGTTTATCCTGTACGCAAAATCCTGTAACCAGTCATGCATAATATACCATGCGATAGGAGAAGCAATAACAATAGCTACCGCTACTATTTTCAGAAATGATTTCGAAAAAAGTAGGATAATGGAGTTAATCGAAGCTCCCAGCACTTTCCTTATTCCTATTTCTTTTATCTGTTGTTCTGTTATTTGAACTATAAGTCCAAAAACTCCCATTGCAGCGAGGAATAAGCTTAATCCGCTGAAAAAGGCAAACAACTGCTGCAATTTACTTTCAGCCTTATATTGGGTGGCTAACATTTCATCTACCCTGTTTACTTCCAGTAATTTATTGGGATAAAATTCCGTCCACAATTTTTGCAGTTCTTCTAAAACTGCCTGTTCAGCTCCTGATTTTGTTCTTATTATCATCCCTCCGTAAGGAATAGGATTTTCCGCAGTAATTATTGTTGGTTTAAGAGAAGTTTTTAAAGATTCGGTATTGAAATTTTCCACAATTCCTACCGGGGTTATCTTAGCATCTTCAATATTTTCATTTAAATTTTTAACCTGAAGAATATTCGCTGTATATGAAGTTAGAATTGAAGCAGGGCTGTTACTGGATTTCCTGCTCTTCCTTCCAAATGATTTCACCGTTGGGATTGCCAGCTTTTACATCAGAAGGAAATTTTTTGTCCAGGAGCCTTCCTTTCTGCAATTGAAGACCCAGGGTTTCTGCAAGATCAAGATCTGCACTTATATAATAGATTTCAATACTTTTATCAGGATCTGCAGGATCGGGTACTCTTTTGGACATGTAACCTTCCTTTAGTAGGTATCCAGGTGGAAACACTCACCTTTTCGATATTCGAATTTTTTAATAATTGGGTTTTAAAAACATCTCCTTTGCCGTCCCAGCTCACAGTTCCAATACTTAAAAGAGATTCTTTATTATATCCAATATCTGTGGTCTTAAGGAAAGTCACCTGCTGCTGTACCACAATGAGTGCGATAAGAACAATAATAGAAATTGAGAATTGAAGCACCACAAGGCTTTTTCTTACCAGGTTCTGGCCACTTAAATTTCCGGTATATAAATTCCCTTTTATGGTTTCGGCAGGATTGTATCCTGACATTACAAAGGCGGGATAGCCTCCTGCCAGAAGACTTATGCAAAGAAGAATTACAGTCATTATTCCAAACAGGTAAAAACCTGAGACAAAGGTCTGTTGTAATGCATGCCCCAAATAATTTTCAATAAAAGGGACAGATAATTTATATAAGAAAGTGGCTATTAAGGCAGAAATAGTAAAGAATAAAACAGCTTCTGTAAGAAACTGGAATACCAGTTGCTTACGGTTGGCACCAAGAATCTTTCTTACGCCTATTTCCCCCATCCGTTTAACTGCTCTGGCAGTACTAAGATTAATAAAATTAACACAGGCCACAATGAGCAGAAGCAAAGCGACCCCGCTAAGGATGTATATATTTGAAAAACTTCCTTTTATTTCCTGATATTCAGCAAAATCAGAATGTAAATAAATGTCCTTTACAGGTTGTAGTTCAAATGAATCTGCCTTTTCAGCTTCTACAAAGTCAGCATACCAGTTACTCAGCTTTTGACCAAACTCATTTGAATTTGTACCTGATTTCAGAAGCACATAATTTTGACGAAAGGTGCCAAATTGCTCCTTGTTTAAAACTTCCAGCCTTCCTTTTTGCACCAGAAGTGCATCGGCTCTTAAGTGGGTATTCGAGGGAATATCCTCTATAACTCCTGTGATAACGTATGAATTAGGTTCTGCGCCATAAGAGGGTACATCAGAAATAATTTTACCAACTGGATCTTCATTTGGAAAGAACCTTTCTTTTAAACTGCGGCTTATGATCAGATTTTTTTTGTCGTGGATATAATTTTCAGGACCTCCAGCCAAAATTTTTAAATCCAGCATCTTCCAGACGGTAGTATCTGCCTGTAAAAGATTCACTTCAACCTGATCTGATTCCGAAGAAGAAAGTTTTAAATGAATGGGGCGGGTACTTAACTGTGAGACAGCTTCTACTTCCGGAAAATCATTCATTAAGACGGGATTAAGACCAGCAAATGAAGAAGCCATCCTTTTAGATTGGTTACTTCCGGTGGTACTAACAGTAATGATCCTGTAAAGGTCATTTCCTTTACTCCAGTGCGTGTCATAAGAAAGATCATCTATAACAACTGTGGCCACACTCATGCATGCCCCGATTCCTATGGTTAAACCCAGAATATTAATGAATGAGTAAACCTTGTTTTTAGTTAAGGTTCGCCACGCTATTTTGAAGTAATTCCAGATCATTTTTACAATTTTATTCGGTTCTTAAGTTTTAATAGGATAGGAGGTGTTGCCGTTCACTTCAGCTTCAAGGTCGGTATGAGAGTATGAAGGAATCTCGTTGAGCGGCCTTAGATTAAGGGAAATCCAGCCTGATGCTTCAAGGCCGCTATTAAAGAAAGCCGGGAACCGGGTTTTCAGGTTTTCAGTAAGTGCATGTTCAGGATTACCTTTTATGAAATTGATATTAAACATTTGCACAAAATTCTCATCGGCAAAGTAGGTATCGTTTTCATTAAAAATATTGTCTTTATGCTGAAGGGTAACGATACCTGCAGAAACAACTCTTGTTAATTTCTCTATTTCTTTAAAATCATTCTCAAGTAATGGTCCAATGGCTGGTGCTGCAGATCCCAGTTCAAGAGAAGGTATTCCAGTTTCAGGATTAATAAAGGTTCTTTCAATTCTATAGATATTTGAAGCATTTTCGTGATAGCGGTCATAGCTCAGTTCATGAAGCACAAAGGCTGAAATTAAAAGGCAGCAGCAAAGTCCAATAGTAAGCCCGAAGATATTTATCAGGGAGATGAACCTGAATTTCATTAGGTTTCGAACTGCTGAGGTTATATAGCTTTTGATCATAACACCTGATGTTTTTTATCTCCCAAGTTCCTAATTTGAGAGACCTGAAATAATTATTCTGTTCTCAGACTCTTTACCGGGTTCGCAATGGCTGCCTTTACTGTTTGTAAACTCACCGTTGCCAGGGCAATTCCTATAGCCAGAATTCCGCCCACTACAAATAATTCAAAAGGCATTTTAATTTTATAAGCAAAACCCTGAAGCCAGAAATGAGACCCATACCAGGCAATAGGTACTGCAATTAACACTCCCAGTAAAACCAGCTTTAAGAAATCCAGGGAGAGTAAGGTGGTTAACTGTGCAACAGATGCTCCAAGGACTTTTCTTATACCTACTTCCTTTTTTCGTTGGGTAGCGGTAAAAGCAGCAAGGCCAAATAATCCCAGACAGGAGATGAGAATTGTAATTAAGGAGAAAATATTCAGGATCGAAGCAGTTCTCTGTTCAGTTTGGTAAAGTTCTCTATATTCGTCATCGAGAAAACGGTACTCAAAGGTTTTGCCCGGATTAAATGAGTTCCAGGTTGTTGCAATATCAGTTATGGCCTGGTTTATATTATCACCTGTCGTTTTTATAAGTATCTGCCCAAACCAGTCATATTCTGCAAAAATTACTACTAGTTCTATTTTCTGGTGAAGAGATACAAAATTAAAATCCTCGAGAACGGCTGTAATTAAACCGTTTCTTCCGTTTAGACTTGCAGCCTTCCCAATTGCTTCCCCGGGAATATAACCAAGTGCTTCAACAGCCGTTCTATTCAGCATAAAAGCATATTGACGTTCTGGACGGTCAATTGAAACCAGTTTTTTATCAGCAGTAGTGAAATTTCTGCCCTTAATAATTTCCAGGTTCATCGCTGAAACAAAATCCTTATCAACTGGAATAGCGGTAATAGACATACCTTCCCCGTCCTGCCTTCCGGCTACAGAAAATGAATATCCACCCTGTATGTTTACAGGAGAATCATATGAGGCGGTAACATTTTGTATGGAGCTGTAACCAGAAAGTTCCTCTTTAAAAGATTCAAATTGTTTAAGATCAATACTTCCTCCATCCAGTACGATTACATTTGAACGGTCAACCCCGGTATTGGTATTCTGTATAAAATGAAGCTGTTTTTGAGCTACCAGGGTGGCGATAATAAAGGCTATTGATACTGTGAACTGGAAAATTAAAAGTGATTTTCTTAGAATGGTAGAACTTCCCAAATTAGTTTGAATTTTGTTTAAAGCGGCTACAGGTTTTAACCTGGATAAAATCACAGCTTACCAGGTTCCCGCTATGAGAGTCATCGAGGTAAAAAGAAAAATAAGGAACAGTACAAATTCATCTTCCTGCCAGGTTCCCACTCCTATGCTCAACCCTGTGAAATTGTTAAAGGATGGCAGCAACAGGTGAGCAGCTATTACGGCTAATGTGAGGGCGATAAAATTTACAATGGCAGATTCGGTCAAAAATTGAAATATAAGATTAACACGTTTGGCCCCTAAAACCTTTCGAACCCCAATTTCCCTCAAGCGTTCCGAGGATTTTGCGGTCATTAAATTGGTGAAATTTATGCAGGCTATAATTAGCAGTAGAATTGCAATTACACTTAAGATGTATAAATAAATAACATTGTTATCATTACTATCCACTGAATATAAATGCACCTGGGTAAGTGGTTGTAGTTGCAGTTGAAATTTAAATCCGGCCTTAAACTCTTCTGAAAAACGACTGGAAACATATTTATCAATTTTTTGCTGAAGATCCTGAGTTTTTGAAGCCGGATTAAGTAATAAATAGGATCTGTCATTTGCTGAATTCCAAACTTCTGAAGTTGCTCTTGGATCTGAACTATAAGAGCCCAAAATATTGAATTGCAGTGTGGAATAGGGAGGAATATCTTCAATTACACCACTTACCTTCCAATTGTCTTCATTTATTATGATTGCTTTACCCAGTGCAGGTCCCGGGCCAAAGTATTTTTTGGCAGTGGAACTTGTGATTACTACAGAATATGGATCTTTTAAAGCCTCACCCGGATCTCCTTCTATAAAATTGAAACTGAAAATTCTAAAGAATCCTTCATCGGCAATAACCATATCTTTTTCGGTAAAAAGAACGTTATTAACCTTTACTTCCCGGGTACCATAATTGTAAATCCTGGCGGCCTCCTCAACTTCCGAAAATTCTCTTTTAGCAACCGGAACAACAGCAGTAGGGGTTAATGTAGTGCTAACAAAATCGGCATCGGCGGGAGATTTGTAACTCATATTTACAGCTACAATGCGATCTGCCTTATCGTGAAAACGATCATACCGTATTTCATTCAAAATATAAGTAGACAGCAGGAGAAAACAGGTAACACCTAAAAATAAACCAAACAGGCTTACGCTTATGGTAAGCTTAAATCTTACCAGGCTTCTCCAGGCAGTTTTAAAATAGTTCAGGATCATAGTTTCACATTTTACATTTTCCCCATAAGGGGGTTAAAGCCTTTATTATTCAGTTCTTAAACTCTTTACCGGGTTCGCAATGGCAGCTTTAATTGCCTGGAAGCTTATGGTTAGTATGGTAATAACCAGTGAAACTGCCCCTGCCAATACAAATATCCACCAGCTTATTTCAATGCGGTAAGTGAAATCCTGAAGCCACTGGTTCATAAAATACCAGGCTAAGGGAGCTGCGATAGTTAAGGCTATCAACACCAGTTTTACAAAATCTTTTGTGAGCATATGTACCACTGTACTCACGTTTGCTCCCAGAACTTTTCTTATCCCGATCTCTTTTTTCTTCTGCTCTGCCATAAATGAGATCAGCCCGAACAGGCCAAGGCAACTTATAAGGACCGCGAGGCAGGTAAAGACAATAGAAACTTTTGCCAGGCGTTGTTCTTCTGCATATAGTTTTTCTACTTCTTTGTCTATAAATGAATAAGTAAAAGGTGTATCCTTATTTACTGCTTCCCAACTCTGCTCAAGATCTGCAAGTAATTGCTCATAATTGGACACGTCTGCCTTTAGCAGAAGCCAATTTGGGGCCTCCTCGTTAAAAAGTAATAGCGGCGCGATATCTTCTTTAAGGGATGCAAAATGGAAGTCACTTACTACACCCACAATTTCAAAATCTTCTCTTACACCTTCATAAGTTTGCACCAGGGTAGAACCAACAGCATTGTCCATTTTAATATTAAAAGCATCAATAGTGGCTTTGTTAACAATAACCTGTGTGCTGTCGCCCGCCCGTAAATTCCTTCCGGCAAGTAGAGGTGTTTCTACGGTTTCAAAATAGTTTTCAGAAATTCCATTATAAATAACGGCCGTTTGATTTGTAGGATCATCTTGCGGTAGATGTAGGCCTAAGTCTCCAAGCATAAGTTCAGAAGGGTAGTGGTTACTGCCGCTTACTTCCATCACTCCGCTTATTTGGGAAATCTCATTTTTAAGAGCACTATACTTACTGCTGGCTTCACTTGTACCCAACCTTATTGCGATCAGGTTTTCTTTATTGAACCCCATATCTTTTACCTGGGTATATTTTAATTGCTGAATAATTACTATTACGCTTACTATTAATCCTATAGATACCACAAACTGAAATACCACCAGCGCTTTACGAAAAGTGCCGCTACCAGATTGTATGCTGAAAGAGCTTTTTAAAACTTTAATGGGTTTTATGGAAGATAAAATTAGGGCAGGGTATATGCCTGCAAGTAATCCTGTGATGATACTCAAACCTAACAGGGCAGTAAATATTCTCCAGTCGTACAAAGCTGTAGGATTGACCTTCCCCGTAATAAGTAGATTTAAAAAGGGTAAAACCAGTGCAGTTATTGGTATGCTTATAATAGAAGCACCTAAGGAAAGCAATAAAGATTCTCCTAAAAATTGCCCCACAAGAGAAGCCTTTCCTGCACCTACTACTTTTCGCACCCCAATCTCTTTAGCCCTTTTAGATGCCCGGGCCGTGCTTAGATTTACAAAATTAATGCAGGCCACCAACTGGATGAAAAGCGCAAGTATGAGCAGCACATAGAGATAATTAATATTTGATACCTCCTCTATTTGATTGGTTATTCCACTTGAGTATAAATGAATATCTTTAACTTTTTGCAGCAGCAATGTTTTTTCAAATCCTGCACTTGCAAGATCTTTCTTACCCCGCGCCATTAAAAAAGCAGGAAGCTTTTCCTGCACCCGGTTAGCATCTGCCCCCGGCGCAAGTTTTATATAGCTGTGCACAAAATTCTGAATGGCAAAATTTTGTACATTTTGTACGAATTCACCCAAACCCGGGGAATTCATACTCATAAAATAGTTGGGATTAAGATGAGATTTTTCCCCTGTTTGATCATCGAAAACTCCAGTCACTCTTAAAGAAACTTCTTCTTCCCCACTTCCCATAACAAGGGATTTGTTCAGGGCCCTTTCACTTCCGAACAATTTCCTGGCTAATGTTGAGGAAAGTACCACAGTATTAGGTTCTACCAAGGCGCCTTTGGGTTGACCTTCGGTAATACTGAAATTAAATAAATTAAAAACCGTAGGGTCTGCAAGGTAACCACGGGGTTCATAAAATCCCGATGCACTTTCAGCTACACGTAGTAAAGCATCACTTCCTTCCCCCATATATACCAGTCGACAGGCTTCTATTACTTCCGGGAGATCCTCTTTGAGCGCAAAAGCAATGGGTGGGCTACTCGTTGCTCGGTCAGAATCGATGCTGCTGTTATTCCGGCTCTTATTGATAGTCCTTATGCGGTACAGAGATTCTGATTCTGCGTGATGTGTGTCATACCCAAATTGAGCCGAAACATAAACCAGGATACTCAAACAACACACTGTTCCCACGGTAAGACCGAGAAAATTGATGAAGGTTTGCAGTTTGTTCTTCTGAAGGCTTCTCCAGGCTAATTTGAAATAAGTCCTGATCATAGGGAGTTGAATGATGATTAATAGTTTAATTATTTTTGTTCCTTCTCTTTTTAGGCTTAAATCCTTTTACTCAGCTCTTAAACTTCTGGTGGGGTTAGACAAAGCTGCTTTGATGGACTGAAAACTTACTGTTAACAACGTGATCATCAAAACACCAATTCCTGTAGCCACTAGAATCCAGAGGGAGATTTCTGTCCTGTAAGAAAATTTCTGCAACCAACCTTGCATAAAATAATATGCAACAGGAATGGCAATAAACAGGGAAATAAGAACCAGCCGTACAAAATCTTTTGATAGCAGAAGCCATAAATTGGTAACTGTTGCACCAAGAACTTTTCTAACACCTATTTCTTTTGTACGTCGTTCAGCTACGAAAGAAGTCAACCCGAATAATCCCAGGCAACTTATAAATATTGCGAGACCTGTGAATATTTGAGCCAGACTTGCAACCCGTTCCTCTGCCGCAAATTTCTTAGCATATTCTTCGTCTATAAAATCGTATTTGAAAGGTAGATTTGGGAACTGTTGTTTAAAGGTATTTTCAATTAGCGTAAGATTTTCAGAAACACTGTTTTCCGGGTTCAACCTAAGATTGTAATAACTGGCATTATTAAATCTGTCAAAAACAAATAATTGCTGTTTTACAGGTGAATAGGGGGACTGTATAATGGCATCCTCCACAACTCCAATAATTTGCATTGGTGGTCCCGGATCTTCCTCATTATCATCCCTTAGATATTTTCCAACAGGATCTGTCATCCCCATATATTCCATCGCGGTCCTGTTGATAATAACTGCATTGGAATCTGAGGCAAATTCCCTCGAGAAATCTCTCCCCATTATAATTTTCATTCCGAGAGTCTTCACATATTCAAAGGAGACTTCGGTCCAGGCAAAATCTTCCTGAAAACCTTCCGGTTTTCCTTCCCATTCATAACCTGATCGATTAGACCAAACTTCGGTTGCTGGGCTCATGGAGGTAGCCATTTCAATTGCCCCACCCGAGTTTATAAACTGGTTTCGCATGAGGTCGTTTTTCCCCTCAAAATCTGCGCTCATAACTTAGATCTGTATTAAACCACCCTTGTTATATCCAACGGGCCTGTTTTTGCTGAACTGAATTTGGCTCATCACCACAAGAGTTCCAATAATTAAAACAACAGAAACAGTAAACTGTGTTACGACCAGCACTTTTCTGGGAAGCGCAGAGAACCTTCCGGAATTAAATGTTCCCTTTAAAACTCTTACCTAGTCTAAAAGAGGACAGGTATAAAGCAGGATAACCTCCGGCTAACAAGGCTGTAATTATGATAAACACTAAGGAGTAGATCCAGAATTCAGGACTCGACCAGGGGAAAGTAATTTCTTTGCTTGCCAGTTCATTAAAAGTGCTTAGAAAGAGGAGTGCTAATCCAAGGGAAACGATGAAACTTATCATGGTCACCACAAGTGACTCACTTAAAAATTGTTTAATTAATTGTGCTTTACTAGAGCCTATAGCTTTACGAATACCCACCTCTAATGCTCTTTTTTCAGATCTTGCTGTGCTCAGGTTCATGAAATTTATGCAGGCCAGGAACAACACAAAAGCTCCTATAATTCCAAAAAGCCATACATTTTCAATCCTCCCTCCGGTTTGCACCCCATTTTCAAAGTTTGATCTCAGGTGCCAATCGGCCATAGGCAAAAGAAAAATTTTAGTGTCAAAATTTATTGCTTCCTCATTGGCCTTCTTTTTTGAATCTAAAATATTGGCCGTAACAGTTTCCATGGAGAGGTCTTCGGGAATTTTCACAAATAATTGAAAAGAATTATTTCCCCATTGATCCCTGGCATACTTTATCCATTCCTGCGAATTAATATAATGTTCCCATGGCATGAGAAAATGAACATCATATAGAGAGGTGTTTAGCGGGAAATCCTCATACACGGCAGTTATAAGCATATCATCTACGCTATTTACTTTTAAAATTTTTCCCAGAGGATCATTGTTTCCGAATAAAGCTTTGGCTGTTGATTCAGAAATCATGATAGAGTTTATTTCATCTAAGCCATTTTTGTCTCCCTTTAAAATTTTTGGTTCAAAAATCTCCAGTCCTTCTTCCTGTATATAATTCCCGGTTTTGGAAATATTGGTTTCTCCATATTTGAGGTATTTAGAATTGGTCCAGGAAGACATCGCAAGTTTGTCAAAATTTGAATTATAAGATTCCCTGAAAAGAAATTCTAAAGGCCTTGGAATAGCTGGTCCCGTTCCAACCTCACCATTCAAAGTCTGACTTTGAAATACCTGTGCAATCTGGTCGTGATTTTGGAAAGATCTATTAAAATTTATCTCATCCTGAATCCAGAGACAAATCATAATAGTGACTGCCATGCCCAGGGCAAGACCGAATATATTTATGAGGGAATACACCTTATTATTTAATAAGTTTCTCCAGGCTATTTTGAAATAATTGAGAAGCATAAGCTTTATTTATTGATGAATGAAATGATGATCTTAAAATTTACATTTTCATATTTTACTCCGTTCTTAAACTCTTTACCGGGTTCGCAATGGCAGCTTTAATTGCCTGAAAGCTTACAGTAAACAGTGCGATAAGGATTGCAGTTACCCCGGCTACAGCAAAAATCCACCAGCTTATATCTATTCTATAGGCAAATTGAGAGAGCCAGCGTTGCATAACAAACCAGGCGATAGGAATGGCCAGAACAAGGGAAAGTCCCACCAGTTTTATAAAATCGGCATTTAACAACTTTAAAATTCCCAGGGAAGAAGATCCCAAAACTTTTCTGATCCCGATTTCTTTTTTTCGCATTTCGGCATTAAAGGTGGCAAGTCCCAAAAGCCCCAGGCAGGAGATGAGGATTGCCATATAAGCAAAGTATCCTGAAAGTTTCAGTAGGTGCTGCTCTGTTGTGTATTGAGCCTGGAAGGTGTCATCCAGAAACTTAAAATCAAATGTGTAACCGTTGTTGTACTGCTCATAGTACCTTTTGATCAGTTCCAGCGTTTTTCTTTCATTTCCCGGTTTG is part of the Antarcticibacterium sp. 1MA-6-2 genome and harbors:
- a CDS encoding ABC transporter permease gives rise to the protein MICNYFKIAWRNIWKNKLFSFVNIMGLGLAIPFALLSLMQVQSVFEYDNFHPEREKIYRVTTQIETPSGEKTKYGSSPMAVASRLREDYPFVEKATHTTREFGWELNNSIKTIEVNPLFVEPDFFKIFAFPLRTGTIPDSPNTIVLSHEMAQIFFGDANPIGKTVTHHDYGELTITGVLQPYEKTTHFRSDVLVSMATQSKFRDQNPQLDLTGYTYVKLQNEENRKNLDAALAAITANTNKLVQEKDEKRLFQSQAFDKISPDFEELEDNPYVESLRDLSVNFFMALAIILLVSFNYTNLTLARSLNRANEVGIRKVNGASRNQLVWQFLCESILIALFALVVGFFLLKIMEEFITVNWLTWEVDNYLILWSVFISFTVLTSAVAGIIPAKILSRFSPAKVLKGNLNPASFGKIGFRKSLVVIQFVVTACFIFLIANMFSQFRYMATDNENFNRKDIYNISVRGDHTLMANEIASHKNVESVGFTSAPFGGTSMTAAIKEKKLDENFEASYYAVDADFIKNMKLEIIAGENLHETSGDSTSNFIVVNEKTLFPWD
- a CDS encoding ABC transporter permease, with the protein product MKSFGRKSRKSSNSPASILTSYTANILQVKNLNENIEDAKITPVGIVENFNTESLKTSLKPTIITAENPIPYGGMIIRTKSGAEQAVLEELQKLWTEFYPNKLLEVNRVDEMLATQYKAESKLQQLFAFFSGLSLFLAAMGVFGLIVQITEQQIKEIGIRKVLGASINSIILLFSKSFLKIVAVAIVIASPIAWYIMHDWLQDFAYRINIEWWVFALAGTLALLIAILTVSFQATKAAIANPVKSLRTE
- a CDS encoding ABC transporter permease, producing MIWNYFKIAWRTLTKNKVYSFINILGLTIGIGACMSVATVVIDDLSYDTHWSKGNDLYRIITVSTTGSNQSKRMASSFAGLNPVLMNDFPEVEAVSQLSTRPIHLKLSSSESDQVEVNLLQADTTVWKMLDLKILAGGPENYIHDKKNLIISRSLKERFFPNEDPVGKIISDVPSYGAEPNSYVITGVIEDIPSNTHLRADALLVQKGRLEVLNKEQFGTFRQNYVLLKSGTNSNEFGQKLSNWYADFVEAEKADSFELQPVKDIYLHSDFAEYQEIKGSFSNIYILSGVALLLLIVACVNFINLSTARAVKRMGEIGVRKILGANRKQLVFQFLTEAVLFFTISALIATFLYKLSVPFIENYLGHALQQTFVSGFYLFGIMTVILLCISLLAGGYPAFVMSGYNPAETIKGNLYTGNLSGQNLVRKSLVVLQFSISIIVLIALIVVQQQVTFLKTTDIGYNKESLLSIGTVSWDGKGDVFKTQLLKNSNIEKVSVSTWIPTKGRLHVQKSTRSCRS
- a CDS encoding ABC transporter permease; this encodes MIKSYITSAVRNLMKFRFISLINIFGLTIGLCCCLLISAFVLHELSYDRYHENASNIYRIERTFINPETGIPSLELGSAAPAIGPLLENDFKEIEKLTRVVSAGIVTLQHKDNIFNENDTYFADENFVQMFNINFIKGNPEHALTENLKTRFPAFFNSGLEASGWISLNLRPLNEIPSYSHTDLEAEVNGNTSYPIKT
- a CDS encoding ABC transporter permease, producing MILSRLKPVAALNKIQTNLGSSTILRKSLLIFQFTVSIAFIIATLVAQKQLHFIQNTNTGVDRSNVIVLDGGSIDLKQFESFKEELSGYSSIQNVTASYDSPVNIQGGYSFSVAGRQDGEGMSITAIPVDKDFVSAMNLEIIKGRNFTTADKKLVSIDRPERQYAFMLNRTAVEALGYIPGEAIGKAASLNGRNGLITAVLEDFNFVSLHQKIELVVIFAEYDWFGQILIKTTGDNINQAITDIATTWNSFNPGKTFEYRFLDDEYRELYQTEQRTASILNIFSLITILISCLGLFGLAAFTATQRKKEVGIRKVLGASVAQLTTLLSLDFLKLVLLGVLIAVPIAWYGSHFWLQGFAYKIKMPFELFVVGGILAIGIALATVSLQTVKAAIANPVKSLRTE
- a CDS encoding ABC transporter permease yields the protein MILNYFKTAWRSLVRFKLTISVSLFGLFLGVTCFLLLSTYILNEIRYDRFHDKADRIVAVNMSYKSPADADFVSTTLTPTAVVPVAKREFSEVEEAARIYNYGTREVKVNNVLFTEKDMVIADEGFFRIFSFNFIEGDPGEALKDPYSVVITSSTAKKYFGPGPALGKAIIINEDNWKVSGVIEDIPPYSTLQFNILGSYSSDPRATSEVWNSANDRSYLLLNPASKTQDLQQKIDKYVSSRFSEEFKAGFKFQLQLQPLTQVHLYSVDSNDNNVIYLYILSVIAILLLIIACINFTNLMTAKSSERLREIGVRKVLGAKRVNLIFQFLTESAIVNFIALTLAVIAAHLLLPSFNNFTGLSIGVGTWQEDEFVLFLIFLFTSMTLIAGTW